From a region of the Schistocerca nitens isolate TAMUIC-IGC-003100 chromosome 8, iqSchNite1.1, whole genome shotgun sequence genome:
- the LOC126199075 gene encoding uncharacterized protein LOC126199075 — MSPRLYTYAIITLPMVVTSIPGERLFSKTGAERHKWQQRTGTLPVIFLSLRAWAKEDLKVVTVELVHGQLIRLLSEFFNNVSDDHIEPSDFVHHLHAKIRQLRPIALRDQQARRPFVFNELRRCDHVFVHHDTEHKPVQPPYDRLISMEEKTAKVNIMGTPTTIYRLKLTFSATYTGPNSSTDTANMNLTNALATLPPNKDKWQQTSRLPLMTAQ, encoded by the exons ATGTCCCCGAGATTATACACGTACGCCATCATAACTCTACCAATGGTGGTGACGTCAATTCCGGGCGAGCGACTGTTTTCTAAAACTGGTGCTGAG CGCCATAAATGGCAGCAGCGTACAGGGACATTGCCTGTCATCTTCCTGAGCCTCCGTGCATGGGCGAAAGAAGATCTGAAAGTGGTGACTGTGGAACTTGTACATGGCCAGCTGATACGACTGCTCAGCGAGTTCTTCAACAACGTGTCAGATGACCACATTGAACCGTCAGACTTTGTACACCATCTACATGCAAAAATTCGGCAGCTACGCCCTATTGCTCTAAGGGACCAGCAGGCACGTCGTCCGTTTGTTTTCAATGAGCTACGGAGGTGTGATCATGTTTTTGTACATCATGACACGGAGCACAAGCCAGTGCAGCCACCTTACGACAGACTTATCAGTATGGAGGAAAAGACAGCCAAGGTCAACATTATGGGTACACCAACCACCATCTACAGGCTCAAGTTAACCTTCAGCGCCACCTACACTGGTCCGAACTCATCCACAGACACAGCCAACATGAATTTGACAAACGCACTAGCTACACTGCCACCCAACAAAGATAAGTGGCAACAGACATCAAGGCTACCTCTGATGACCGCACAGTAG